The following proteins are encoded in a genomic region of Deltaproteobacteria bacterium:
- a CDS encoding LysM peptidoglycan-binding domain-containing protein, which produces MRISTKLAWTLIAALVLCAVGVAAGASDSAKQKLETSIVDYTIQSGDTLWDISGNFYGDPWMWPLIWEINPYIADPHWIYPDNKLKIRLEQGLLYGLKSGVPDLITPFDWWDPTWYYSTKTNRVDFITNASFDKAGEIVDEFDDSLLLGEEFEVYFTMDESANVQLGDIFTIFRTREKVKHPEKGGSIGYVIDTLGEIETVKSTTLKSGAVVYTGKIIDSTAEMAVGDKLITMPRDEYSVTLNKTSLDLNGYIVAFQPDQRNFGEADIVFIDLGSKDGVELGNSFSIWRESKNEKRLPGYFMGNLIVIHVEPGNATAIVTNSLKELKVGDTIKSDIQ; this is translated from the coding sequence ATGAGAATCTCGACGAAGCTCGCTTGGACCCTGATCGCGGCGCTGGTGCTGTGCGCGGTCGGCGTGGCCGCCGGAGCCAGCGATTCGGCGAAGCAGAAGTTGGAAACGTCGATTGTCGACTACACGATCCAATCGGGCGACACGCTGTGGGACATCTCGGGCAACTTCTACGGCGATCCGTGGATGTGGCCCCTGATCTGGGAGATCAATCCCTACATCGCCGACCCGCACTGGATCTACCCGGACAACAAGCTGAAGATCCGCCTGGAGCAGGGATTGTTGTACGGCCTCAAGAGCGGCGTGCCGGATCTGATCACGCCCTTCGACTGGTGGGACCCCACCTGGTACTACTCGACCAAAACGAACCGCGTCGATTTCATCACCAACGCCTCGTTCGACAAGGCCGGGGAAATCGTGGACGAGTTCGACGATTCGCTGCTGCTGGGTGAGGAGTTCGAAGTCTATTTCACCATGGACGAGTCGGCCAACGTGCAGCTCGGCGACATCTTTACGATCTTCCGCACGCGCGAGAAGGTGAAGCACCCCGAGAAGGGCGGCTCCATCGGCTACGTCATCGACACGCTCGGCGAGATCGAAACGGTGAAGTCCACGACCCTCAAGAGCGGCGCGGTGGTCTACACGGGCAAGATCATCGACTCGACGGCGGAGATGGCGGTCGGCGACAAGCTCATCACCATGCCCCGCGACGAGTACTCGGTCACGCTCAACAAGACGAGCCTCGACCTGAACGGGTACATCGTGGCCTTCCAGCCCGATCAACGCAACTTCGGCGAGGCGGACATCGTCTTCATCGACCTCGGTTCCAAGGACGGCGTGGAGCTCGGCAACAGCTTTTCGATCTGGCGCGAGAGCAAGAACGAAAAGCGTCTGCCCGGCTATTTCATGGGCAATCTGATCGTCATCCACGTCGAGCCGGGAAACGCGACCGCCATCGTGACCAACTCGCTCAAGGAACTCAAAGTCGGCGACACGATCAAGTCCGACATCCAGTAA